A genomic window from Glycine soja cultivar W05 chromosome 10, ASM419377v2, whole genome shotgun sequence includes:
- the LOC114372176 gene encoding uncharacterized protein LOC114372176, whose product MATLSSILSSSLPLFHRYPNPNPSLFRPSLSLSFSRTKPRSPFLVLAAASHDFASNSKKSVLTELIQEIEPLDVSHIQKDVPPTTADAMKRTISGMLGLLPSDQFHVVIEALWEPLSKLLISSMMTGYTLRNVEYRLCLEKNLDMFEGDIEKPKAESMKVDLQGLMHDSVNAIEFGRNKNLSSKVEKLHEEVDIQELGEISAEAQQYIFNLQSRLSSMKKELHEVKRKSAALQMQQFVGEEKNDLLDYLRSLQPEQVAQLSEFTSPELKDTILSVVHGLLATLSPKMHSKPSTMSENTTVGATNAGSEDCAEVLENSALQFQPVISLTRDYLARLLFWCMLLGHYLRGLECRLELTDLLSLTSDAENDASGSQPIA is encoded by the exons ATGGCAACCCTTTCCTCCATCCTCTCCTCCTCTCTTCCTCTTTTCCATCGctaccctaaccctaacccttcgCTCTTTCGCCcctccctttctctctctttctctcgcACTAAACCCCGTTCCCCCTTCCTCGTTCTCGCTGCCGCTTCCCATGATTTCGCCTCCAACTCCAAG AAATCAGTGCTCACCGAGTTGATACAAGAGATAGAACCTCTGGATGTTAGCCACATTCAGAAGGATGTTCCACCAACTACAGCAGATGCCATGAAGAGGACTATATCTGGTATGCTGGGCTTGCTTCCGTCTGATCAATTTCATGTTGTCATTGAGGCCTTGTGGGAACCTCTCTCCAAGTTACTGATTTCTTCAATGATGACTGG GTATACACTACGGAATGTTGAATATAGGCTTTGTCTTGAGAAAAACCTTGATATGTTTGAAGGAGATATAGAGAAGCCAAAGGCAGAGAGTATGAAAGTGGACTTACAAGGGTTGATGCATGACAGTGTAAATGCAATTGAGTTTGGTAGAAATAAGAATTTGTCTTCCAAAGTTGAAAAGCTTCATGAGGAAGTTGACATTCAAGAGCTTGGTGAAATATCTGCTGAAGctcaacaatatatttttaatttgcaatCTCGTTTGTCTTCTAtgaaaaag GAGCTGCATGAAGTAAAGAGGAAAAGTGCTGCTCTTCAAATGCAACAGTTTGTTGGAGAAGAAAAGAATGATTTATTGGATTACTTGAGATCTCTTCAACCTGAACag GTTGCTCAGCTTTCAGAATTTACATCCCCTGAGCTTAAGGACACTATCCTCTCTGTTGTCCATGGTCTCCTAGCTACTCTTTCTCCTAAGATGCATTCTAAACCTTCCACCATGTCAGAAAATACAACAGTTGGAGCAACAAATGCTGGGAGTGAGGATTGTGCTGAGGTTCTTGAGAACTCTGCTCTTCAATTTCAGCCTGTTATTTCATTAACTCGGGATTATCTTGCTCGCCTGCTCTTTTG GTGCATGCTGTTGGGACACTATCTTAGAGGGCTTGAGTGTCGATTGGAGTTGACGGATTTGCTTTCCTTGACAAGTGATGCCGAGAATGATGCTTCTGGCAGTCAACCAATTGCTTGA